The Leptidea sinapis chromosome 24, ilLepSina1.1, whole genome shotgun sequence region atgacgttctatacatcgTCATTGGTTATAATagtaataccagtgggaggctcctgtgcacaggatgccgtctagattttaagacaacggcgcctatttctgccgtgaagcagtaatgtgtaagcattactgtatttcggcctgaagggcgccgtagctagtgaaattactgggcaaatgagacttgacatcttatgtctcaaggtgacgagcgcagttagtagtgccgctcagaatttttgggacttttcaagaatcctgagcggcactgcattgtaatgggcagggcgtatcaattaccatcagctaaacgtcttgctcgtctcgtttcttattttcataaaaaacctaTTTAATAAAGTTACAGCTGTCTTGCGCCGTTTATCGCTCAGACGCTATTCCcttttcaaaatcaaaaaagttaattatttaagtactaGCTGTTAAAATACGACTTCGTCTGTATTTACCAGTGTAACCATATTAGTTGGTGATCCAATACTGACACAtgtataaatacaaaacaatcatatttTATCTCTCATCGTTATGGCAGCGTTCGTAAAAAACATTTGCGTTTGACcgttttttctccgacttactttgcaaataaacccgactaccacgaaaaagtctactaatttttcgggttaatataatatattttgcctttgacactcacaaataatgtggctttctatttgGAACAGAaatttcaaaatcggttctcaCAAACTTTTCCTCTAATATTATTCGATTTATGCATTTATTTTGATACGTAAGTATAggtacattattaattatatagatGTATAcggtttcattttatttataatcaatcCTTACAAAACTGAGCATTTAACTATTAAAAGATTAACTGCATCGTTGGAAAACAGGTTCttcctattattataaaaacctgGGTAAGTCCGTCCACAAAAATATTAAGGTGCTAATAAAGGAACGGAAACCTTTTGTTTGATGTCATTCTGAACTCgagaagtaaaaaaataaggtccATTCTGAAGAATACAATGGGCCCTTTGTAATGTTAGGCGCCGAATCGTCTGACAGAGCGGCGCGAAACGGGGCGCGCAAGCGCATTCCCTCGCCGGCCGCCGCCATTATGATAATGtgccatagagtatagacgcCTGTAGGtctagcattattgtgttcgtACTTCgttgtattttatgttattattgcttttataattattatttattacacatcacattaaatttaagtatCATTGGCTTATTAAACCTActtactaaagtaataaaacattttttagtttttatgatGGAAAATTAGACTCGAACGACTAATGTGTAAATTAGAGAGCTATATGAGATAATATTATTCAGTACCTACACACAAGGGAGgacaattattttgatttggtcaaagaatataatatatctaagaGTATAGGTCAGggtattataagtaatttaatagtaggtatGCCCATTTTCATGATTCTAAAATCTAATTAGATTAGAGGATAATTCTTGAATCAATGGGAAATGTTAAAAGAATATAAGAAAAGAAACTCtgctttatgtttttaaaaataaagttattttatatgatagtttgatatacacacacataatattataagcatTAGACTTGTACTTTAACATATTTTTGGGCATTAGGATAGATATGATGAAGACAACagtaatctaaataaatagtttCGTAAACTCAAATCATGATGTGACTTAAAACATATCTAAATCTCCAAGACTGTTAATGTTTTACGGTTTACTAAACTAGAAATTTGCCTTATGAATCAATATCTACGACTAACGCCATCTATGAGTCTGTTGAAGTTAACGAAAGTTACTTAGGCATGAGGCTCAACAGGCTTAAGGTAAGAAAACATCATGGGGAAGACAAGCAGGGGAAATAACGATATGGAACACAATATTGGAGGAAGGGATCCATGAAGGATGTAATCCTTATCAGTCAGAACCTTCTCTTACCATGCATGCCGCCAACATGagtgggtaccacagcggcaaCGGGTGCCAGTAGGTAATTGTGATACACTAGTGAATCTCGTCACGAAGCGACAAGTGCATTTGCAGAGCAGTTCAGAATTATGTGTTTTTCGGAATCGCAAGTGGCACTCTACTGCTCCGCTCGCCAACCGCGCTATGCTGCCACTGTGGCGACAAAGTCATGGCCGGTTAGGCAGGGCGTAATgcgaaaaattattataactaatttgAGAATTAAAGAAAAACGAAGTATTCAAACGGGTAGGTAATTTGTGCCACACACCGCTGTGTATACACAGTAGGTAGCAACATCATTCCCAGTTCTTAATATTAAGGGTACTTTCATCCtactacttaataataatattataaatgtgaatgtaagtttgtttgttacgctttcacgcctaaaccactgaaccgattttgatgaaattttatacAGAGATAAACTAGAGcgtggaaaaggacataggccaACTTTAGttgcaaaaaataaatggaggggttgaaaaaGGGGATGGAAGTATGTATTTTTCGTCATTTTGGAAATAAAACCATAAACTTTgaatttaggcacttgataagtagtaatttataaacatttgttcgagcatttttgaaactgaTCAATACatcctacatggggatgaaataggatcttcgtagggaaatactattaaagaaacTGTCCACAATGAAAAGGGACTTCCGCTGTATCATATAGAGCGCCAATCCTAAGTAAAAGAAACGAAAAATAGTTTTGCGGGACACCCCTAATACCCAGAAAATATAAGAAAAGGATTTTCTCTTTCTGATATGATGGAAATTAATGTTCAATGaacttaaaaaaagaaatttgatgaATTTCCATTTTTTGATAGGTAGGAAACTACTTTggatgaatttttatttaagtaggtaCTCCATAGGTAGGTAGCTACATATTTTGGTTTGGTCAACTCTTATTAATGTTGTTTACTTAATAGACCAGattcaataattgtttaaaccaaaataaataacagtaggatgaaacctattggaaaataacaaaaatgaaaggaaaaataatttaGGGGCGATCTGGcatcttaaataatttgtgttaaatttttgcatgcttttaatTTAGTTGGATAGAggacacattgtaatatttaagatctggacataccctatttcaaggcaaaataaataatttcatttcaaaggATAAGGCTAAGCCAGTTTTTTGTTTTTGCCTTTCATGATACAAGCAGGTGGCAGAAGTGACTTCAGCATTGCATCAAGCTATAATGATTATCCTCTCCCCTTTTGCAGTGGAAGTAATTCTGGAAACCACCTTACCCTTTGGAGTTGCACGCACACTTGCTCCCACTCGCATTTCAACGATGTTACTAGTGCCATCTAGCTAACCATTCTGGAATTATTTCGACGTGCCATCTACCCagcattatttcatttttttttaattttttaattttcattaccattttataaacaattagCTTATTGATTAAATTCAAGTCGAGTTTTGTGGCAAATAGACGATTTTTTAACAGCTTTACTGATATTTTAACCTGACATGTTAATTTATTTGGAAAAGCTTATTGggaaaaacaaaacatataaaaGCAAAAATTCTCCATACATTTATGTGATTTAGCGCCATATAGCATTTCTCTGATGTTTCAGTGAGGTATTGGCAACCACAGTTTACTGTTACTGGGCTCAGAACTTTAAATAAGACACAAACATAAAATGTTTTAGCTTGTATTGTTGATACAttatttcacaataaaaaacaaacagttTAATTTAACTTGGTCACTTAGTATATCTAATGTGTTAGTAGTTGACTTTCAGTTTCATCAATCTAACAATCATTCATTTATCAGTCAGTCATAAATAATTACAACAGTCCGTGATATCTTGAAATACATTGACATTTCCATTAGGCCAACTATTTATCAATCACTACTTTAAACAACATTCCAGACTTCTTCAAATGCCGAACACAGTTTAGCACAGGTCAATGCGGCAGACAGGGGGTAGTTGCTGATTGATATTGTGTCTTCAGAATAATCTACCTCAATTTTACCATGGGCCATTGCTCCAACTATCATCACAATTGGTTCATCTTTGGGTACAAGTTCACGGCAATTCTGTACAACCTTTGAACTAAATGACATTGTTATTTTCTTAACACCAACTGGTAAGTGTGAAGtcacaggattcttgataacTTTGAGTAGCTTCATTGGTCCATCTGATGCTcttattgaaaatttgtgtaGGAGTTGAACTAAAATAGAATTAATAACagtttaaaaattgaaattttaatggatgatattcaaatacttttattccaTGCTCGATACTTGTGGCACCATCTTGTGCAGAATTTGTTTATAGTAATAGGTAAAATGACTCAAAGGAATTGTGTGTtcctttaataaatttaaaaaaaagtacatgttattattactttctttttaatagacaGGAATAGTCTAGGGTAGCATTTTATCATCAATAATAGACCATCACTTGATTTATTATACTTCTAAATTCTGTTTCTGCTACCTGTTTGtgtgtattagttttttatgataattttatttatactagcAATGTTGCATGTGTTGCATGAACATACAATgactaatgtaaaaataaatattgtgctTATGATTTAGTTTTACCtcaccataattattatttaaataacaactgaaagctatattatgtaaattgcaAGTATTATGTGATTCAGTTTTCACTAGTCATTTGTACCACTGCACATGCCCACTGTGTACCATCTTTTGCAATTTCTTATGATAGTTAAAAATTTTGCAAACTAAACTGAACTATTAACTAATTTGGTTCAAATATTCGCCCAtacaaaaacttatttttttttaaaaaccttaCCCATAAGACCAGCAAATCTTTTAAATGTCCTTGGTATCCTTGTTTGTggattaatttcaattaaaacatTCTTTTCTGTATGAATATAAACTTGCAATAGTCCTGCTCTGTTTAACGGAGAGtccattaacattaataatgatTGGTGTGTTATATCTGGCCTACATGATCCAAGGTCTCGGTCGTTCTTCTTAAGAATATGCCCATGATCATCACAGTTTAATAGCTCAAAATTATTTCCATTCTAAAATCAAATACAAGAATCAAAATAATATGGAATCCAAATAAACAACGGCTACAAACTAACCTGTATTACCTTAACAGTTTCTAACTGTGCTTTTTCCAATATAACAACTAAACGTTTCTCTTGTTTTTTAATATGAGATGTAACTAAATGCCGAGGGATAGGATCGTATTCAAAGTCATTCGAACTCTCTCCCAATTTTCTTTTCTTACCCATTTTAAATCTATCTCAAGATCTAAAATATTTCTCTTATcacaataaataacaatttatgaaTAACACAATATCCTGTTAAATTAGTGAAgtttaacatttaatttgtaattatctAAGCCGTAAACTCCTCTTTCAAAAGGTTAATTTATTGACTCCTAAAATCACCAATACagtgaaatatttatttgataagaCTCAATACCACATGGCACATAATGTGACATCTGACATGCAGAATGGGGACCAGACAAAGAACATATGATGACTTAAGTTGTCAACTCGACCAAACGCCAATATTTTGCAGAATCTGTATCTCTCTACAATTGACATCCGATCTTGTTATGAGAATTCGCATCATATGATATATCCCTAAATCGGAACGTAACTTATTCTCAATCGGAACTGAACTGTCAATTTGTTATTTGAAATTAACTATAAGGTCACTTTGATTCGATTAACGATTCTGGTTTTGTTACGAGAATAGGACTACAGAGTGTGTGACTCTATGTAGAAAAGAATAGAATCGGTAGGTGTGCGGCCGCAATTATCCTATGCCAGGAGACAGCATTCTTTGTTctataccattttttttaaatttatatgtcaGGCGGTATGGTCTATAGACATTCTCTTTGCGTTAGAGTAAAAGTATTCTGTGtcttgtatttataaatttagtagctttttgttatttattaaattattacactaagcggttataatttatattttataaatcataaaacacttttgtaataaatataagttaagtAATGGCTAACGATAGGGAGGTTTTACGCGAAATATGGGATGGGAAACTTCCTGTATGTTTTCAATTGTACCAAGACGAAATTATGGAGATTCAGCAACCAGATCCTTTCTATGTAATGATTCCTCGCCTTAGTTATTTTCCTCTAGTAACCGATAAAGTAAGTTGACTTCTATGGATAGTTTTGGGCACAGAATAATTATGATTTGATAAAATGTCACTGTAACTTTACCAGTGTTTTGCAGATGAAAAGGCATTTCTTGCGATATATCTCACAAGAAAACGCTGATAACGAAATGTGGCTGGATTATAATGGACAACCCCTGAAGTGGCACTTTCCtataggttttttatttgacttaTATTGTGGGAATGATGCTCAACTGCCTTGGAATCTTACTGTTCATTTTAGCAAATTTCCTGAAAATATCCTTCTTCGCTGCCCTAACAAGTaagcatataaaaaaaatataattataaattttcaggttgtatatttttaatgtgcTGATCATGACTGTAGCAAATGATAGCTGAATGTagcaaacaccctcaggctttttagttgtaaatgtttattgtacaatataacattgtattccatatttttattcaaaaaaaaaaagcctgctgagttcttgcgcccattcttcattcaggtctgaggcagtctcttgaatgagtggtagtttttaacgttcaataagtgattttgaatatttgaatatacCAAGTAATACCAACCTAATACTAAAATTCATATACatcttaataaaatttgataacctTCTCAACAAATTTACCTTAAATTAGATTACTTGTTGAGAAGCTATCAGAGTCAAAGGTAAATGAGAGTTTGATAAAATTTACtattagacaaaatataaaGCATGCTATGTAAACATAACGATAGAAattaaacattgtaaatattaatttcagaGATGTTGTAGAGGCCCACTATATATCAACTGTTAAAGAAGCAGATGTTCTAAAACATAGAAGTCAGGTGATGTCCACAATGCAAAAGAAAGATCATAATCAACTGTGGCTTGGCCTTCAAAATGGTAAGTTTCCTAATAACTTACCATTCTATCATGTGACCCATACATGTATTCTTCGTTCTTATATTACTCATGCCAGGTCTACAGATAGCAAAGATGGTGCAAGAAATTGAATGAGAAAGAGTGTAATGTATGGTGCATTAAAAGCGAATGAATAACCAAAGAGACCTTTCTTCTGCTTTTGTTGTTCTTTGTATGTGGCCGAGGCTAAAGACACAATAATAAGACTTTATTTTCtcaacaaaattacaaaatggtACATTATAATGCAAGTATCACTTGTAATGACTTCATTACAAGATCTTAAGACTCCAGGTTCTCTCAAGTCTTTCAATTTGCCaaggtttttcaaatttataaacaaaactgTAGTTCccattaattgaaaaaaagtataaatatttgtgtGTGCATGTGCATTTAAGATGAGGAATGATGACATGAAATAAATAGTGCTTCTGTATGATTGTAGGTACGTTTTTTTATCCACTCAGTAATAATAGAATTACATTCAaagagataatatattatacctattatTCATTTCACACTATATGTAAAGTTTTGTTGTGGTTTGTGCAAGTTTATTGACTTTGTATTATAGTGGTGCTAATTTTTGCTAAGTTAGAGTCAGGGTATTACATAAAGCAGCAAAATACCAATGAAGGTGACTGGAACACTTTAGTTTCCCAACacagtagggatggatactggATATTAACAGAGAAACAGCTCCCAAACTATGAACGAAACTGTATTTCAAAACATTGAAGAATGTGCTAATAGGAGTTTCATGGGTTTTTGGGTTGAGTTATTACTCGTTTCTATTGTCAagtgtatatgtatttatgaaaGCATTGGCTATCTATTACAATTAACTAAAGTTCTAAGACTTAAGTAGTATCTTACTTCTTACATAGTACtattatacaaatattgtttgaatcaatcttctgttttatttatctttggaggttgcttaattattataattttatgtattgttACTATATTTTTCTAGAATGTTACCGAATGTTcttagatttatattatattttaaggtaAAACAACAAAACAGACTTATGGATCCTTTTATATAGTTAAACGACAAAATTGTATTGTTctgacaattaaaaataataagatttaggGCCTCGTTCACCAAGTCCAAGTAAAGTGTGATTAGTAACTTCTCAATCTACATTAATTGGAAGCTACATGTTATGAGTATCTTTTGCCAATTTCACAAGCGAAAATTATGTCTTGAGTAACTACTGATTGGTTAACTCAGTGGTTACTTGTGTGAATATCATTATTATGGAAAAAGTTAAAAGAGAGAGAAGTGCATACTTTACATGAGAGGgatattttggtattattaaatagaaatatggtgatatcttgtaatttaaatgtaacaCAAACTTGGTATTtgtatttcaaatcaaataaatccatatctaataatttattgttatgcTACCTCTGAAAAGATGCACAAAACAACAGCTGATAATAATAGTaggcatataatataatgcaacTGTCAAGTAACCATGCTAAATGGCAGTAGATGTGGCAAGTTAGTTACGGGACAGTTAATCTTAAGATTAGTGTTACTTTAAGGTCGTGAAATTCGCAGCTGTATTACTATTGACATTACTCAGTGATTAGTTTACTTGATAGTTAACTTGAAGGTGGGGAAAGAGGGCCTTATAATTAGAGCTaaccataaaattatttaattttctaaaaaatattcCAGACAAATTTGACCAATTTTGGGCAATCAACAGAAGGTTAATGGAATCTCACGGAGACAATGAAGGATTCAAACACATTCCAATAAGAATATATTCGGAAGACGGCACATGCAATCAGTGCCTCATAAGCCCCAGAAACTTGGATGGAAGCCGTAAACTTGTTCAGCAAATAATTTCAGAGTTATATCCGGATAAAAATGATGGTAATTATATCTAACTTGGTGTAGCATatatggttgcgaaactgaagtggcagtgggcaaggcacatagctcgacggacagatggcctttggggcagtaaagtcctcgaatggcgaccacgtaccggaagacgcagtgttggtacgctcttcacaagatggactgacgaacTGGTCTAGATCGCCGaaagtaggttggatgagggcagcacagtaccgatcgtcatggcgatcttgaattcataattaaatttacaaattgtaaactaaaaaactgaggtattaatataatatagtggtTAACCTTATGTCTGATGGTATTGATCTTCCATTCTCTCTAGttacaccagagaaatcacaagaacGTTTTAGACTTTAAGGTCTTTAATAACCTTAAAGAGCATTAAATAAACATGCATATTATTTGAATTAGATAAAACACAATATACCAACTTTTATACTTAGTAAGTAATTACTGCCGCGTTCAAAAGGTTTTACctgcaatatatttaaatatttagttatgtACCATGTTCTAAAGTATGTTTGTAGtgtgtatttttatgtaaataattttatttttcagtcaaataaactttattcaattattcaaTAAGGCcttaactaagcgcttttgaatcgttactatatttctttaaaattactgaatctaccatttGTTTCGAAAAAGTAGaccttgtgagaagaacatacaagaaactgaacggtcactcttttcaatcaatagagtattttacaataactgTAATATCCATGAcagattagtttgtaaggtgcaaaaatatttaaatatctatgtcataaatagtaataaagaataaactaaacaaaactaactaaacaaattatttaagttttctttagtgttaattccgccaaaatttgtttttaaaacaattcgacacgtgtcagtctcgtgccagattttggcgagacaacacgtcctgagcatgcctcgtgtagaggcgaaacacgtgtcgaattgttttaaaaacaaatattggcggaattaacactaaagaaaacttaaataatttgtataattatggatttccgcaaagtaacgcctaattcaataaattttcttaaaacttactaaataaaactatatatagttagatcatatttaaattttgtttttcagtgAAACTGCGTACTCATGGTGTTATAATACCACCGGATACACCACTTCAATGGATGTCTGAACACCTGAGCTATCCAGATAATTTTTTACATGTGTGTGTAGTGTGTTagagtacataataatattgtattgtatctaGTCTCGCCATATTGTTACacggaaaatatatttttttctctatTGCATAAAACATTCACTACCGTTGTGTCTGttagtttataaattaataaaatagcaTTCAAATATACAGTATTGATTGCATTATGCAATCAATACTGCAATACAAtttc contains the following coding sequences:
- the LOC126971736 gene encoding ribosomal RNA small subunit methyltransferase NEP1, with amino-acid sequence MGKKRKLGESSNDFEYDPIPRHLVTSHIKKQEKRLVVILEKAQLETVKNGNNFELLNCDDHGHILKKNDRDLGSCRPDITHQSLLMLMDSPLNRAGLLQVYIHTEKNVLIEINPQTRIPRTFKRFAGLMVQLLHKFSIRASDGPMKLLKVIKNPVTSHLPVGVKKITMSFSSKVVQNCRELVPKDEPIVMIVGAMAHGKIEVDYSEDTISISNYPLSAALTCAKLCSAFEEVWNVV
- the LOC126971734 gene encoding autophagy protein 5 isoform X2, with the translated sequence MKRHFLRYISQENADNEMWLDYNGQPLKWHFPIGFLFDLYCGNDAQLPWNLTVHFSKFPENILLRCPNKDVVEAHYISTVKEADVLKHRSQVMSTMQKKDHNQLWLGLQNDKFDQFWAINRRLMESHGDNEGFKHIPIRIYSEDGTCNQCLISPRNLDGSRKLVQQIISELYPDKNDVKLRTHGVIIPPDTPLQWMSEHLSYPDNFLHVCVVC
- the LOC126971734 gene encoding autophagy protein 5 isoform X1, whose product is MANDREVLREIWDGKLPVCFQLYQDEIMEIQQPDPFYVMIPRLSYFPLVTDKMKRHFLRYISQENADNEMWLDYNGQPLKWHFPIGFLFDLYCGNDAQLPWNLTVHFSKFPENILLRCPNKDVVEAHYISTVKEADVLKHRSQVMSTMQKKDHNQLWLGLQNDKFDQFWAINRRLMESHGDNEGFKHIPIRIYSEDGTCNQCLISPRNLDGSRKLVQQIISELYPDKNDVKLRTHGVIIPPDTPLQWMSEHLSYPDNFLHVCVVC